Proteins co-encoded in one Limimonas halophila genomic window:
- a CDS encoding glycerophosphodiester phosphodiesterase family protein — protein sequence MPELPRVIGHRGAAGLAPENTLAGLRVAAAAGCTWVEVDVRLSADGVPVLHHDPALARGRTHAEHIAHLTAAELARTDVGARFSPAFAGCTVPPLWAALAEAADLGLGVNLELKADDGDPDGLVAATAAVLAGLESAPPLLISSFEQPAVAAARRRLPDIPRAVLVRRIPANWRERLESLGCCALNVGNRDAGAAGVAAVRAAGFAVTVYTVNDPRRARRLWDWGVTSVFTDRPDRVRG from the coding sequence GTGCCCGAGCTTCCCCGCGTCATCGGGCACCGCGGGGCCGCCGGGCTGGCGCCGGAAAACACCCTGGCCGGGTTGCGCGTGGCGGCGGCGGCGGGCTGCACCTGGGTGGAAGTGGACGTCCGCTTGAGCGCCGACGGCGTGCCCGTGCTGCACCACGATCCCGCCCTGGCGCGCGGGCGCACCCACGCCGAGCACATTGCCCACCTCACCGCCGCCGAGCTGGCGCGCACCGATGTCGGCGCGCGGTTTTCGCCGGCGTTCGCGGGCTGCACCGTTCCGCCGCTGTGGGCGGCGCTGGCGGAAGCCGCCGATCTCGGCCTGGGCGTGAACCTGGAATTGAAAGCCGACGACGGCGATCCGGACGGACTCGTCGCCGCGACGGCGGCCGTGCTCGCGGGCTTGGAAAGCGCCCCGCCGCTGCTGATCTCGTCGTTCGAGCAGCCGGCGGTGGCGGCGGCGCGACGGCGGCTGCCGGATATTCCCCGGGCGGTGCTGGTGCGCCGGATCCCGGCGAATTGGCGCGAGCGCCTGGAAAGCCTGGGCTGCTGCGCGCTGAACGTGGGCAACCGCGACGCCGGCGCGGCGGGCGTGGCGGCGGTGCGCGCGGCGGGCTTCGCCGTCACGGTCTACACCGTGAACGATCCCCGGCGCGCCCGGCGGCTGTGGGATTGGGGCGTCACCAGCGTCTTCACCGACCGCCCCGACCGGGTGCGGGGGTGA
- the ptsP gene encoding phosphoenolpyruvate--protein phosphotransferase — MTGNQHSGTPAPADRHPAEREAKDAAAAALGASASGHGERVFTGLGVAPGVAIGPAHVRERRDLDVVTRHIPAAEVDTERGRFERAVRKARRQLRKIRAKANQVHGESAEELDYLLDAHMQMLKSRSLLQGVEQRIRERCINAEAAVMAEVDRIAQGFAAMEDPYLKARAAEMREVGMRIVRNLMESPYRSFHGLDPESIIIAEEITPADTALMDPREIGGFATVLGGAEGHTAIMARSLGLPAVLGIPNLLRGVEADETVIVDGSRGVVIVNPTAERLTEYRRRAAELEREAEALQQLRDEPAETTDGHRVALHANLELPREVGQAITVGAEGVGLLRTEFMYMNRADLPGEDEQYHQLREIVDGMGGRTVTIRTLDVGGEKLAWALGDDLGTGPNPALGMRAIRLSLSRRELLETQLAAILRAAAHGPVRILLPMVTTAGEIRETREVLANVHERLHERGVQVPHEIPPVGAMIEVPGAALAADTLAPQADFFAIGTNDLTMYTLAIDRTEDDVAHLYNPLHPAVLRLIRSAAEAARAARIDISVCGEMAGDPRYTPLFLGLGVDTLSMAPKTLPRVKQRVRALSRERAQHCAEQILTRSDSRDIAALLDAQG, encoded by the coding sequence ATGACCGGGAACCAGCACAGCGGCACGCCGGCGCCGGCCGACCGTCATCCGGCCGAGCGCGAGGCGAAGGACGCGGCCGCCGCCGCGCTCGGCGCGAGTGCGAGCGGCCACGGGGAGCGCGTGTTCACCGGCCTGGGCGTCGCGCCGGGCGTGGCGATCGGCCCCGCCCACGTGCGCGAGCGCCGCGACCTCGACGTGGTCACGCGCCACATCCCGGCCGCCGAGGTGGACACCGAGCGCGGGCGCTTCGAGCGCGCCGTGCGCAAGGCCCGCCGCCAGCTGCGCAAGATCCGCGCGAAGGCCAACCAGGTCCACGGCGAGTCGGCGGAGGAGCTGGACTACCTCCTCGACGCCCACATGCAGATGCTCAAGTCGCGCAGCCTGCTCCAGGGCGTCGAGCAGCGCATCCGCGAGCGCTGCATCAACGCCGAGGCCGCGGTGATGGCGGAGGTGGACCGCATCGCCCAGGGCTTCGCGGCGATGGAGGACCCCTACCTCAAGGCGCGCGCGGCGGAGATGCGCGAGGTGGGGATGCGCATCGTGCGCAACCTCATGGAATCGCCCTATCGCAGCTTCCACGGGCTGGACCCCGAGAGCATCATCATCGCCGAGGAGATCACCCCCGCCGACACCGCGCTCATGGACCCGCGGGAGATCGGCGGCTTCGCCACGGTGCTGGGCGGGGCCGAGGGCCACACCGCCATCATGGCGCGCTCGCTGGGCCTGCCGGCGGTGCTGGGGATTCCCAACCTGCTGCGCGGCGTCGAGGCCGACGAGACCGTCATCGTCGACGGCTCGCGCGGGGTGGTGATCGTCAACCCGACGGCCGAGCGGCTGACGGAATACCGCCGCCGCGCCGCGGAGCTGGAGCGCGAGGCCGAAGCCCTCCAGCAGCTGCGCGACGAGCCGGCGGAGACCACCGACGGTCACCGCGTCGCCCTGCACGCCAACCTGGAGCTGCCGCGCGAGGTGGGTCAGGCGATCACCGTGGGCGCCGAGGGCGTCGGCCTGCTGCGCACCGAGTTCATGTACATGAACCGCGCCGACCTGCCCGGCGAGGACGAGCAGTACCACCAGTTGCGCGAAATCGTGGACGGCATGGGCGGGCGCACGGTCACGATCCGCACGCTGGACGTGGGCGGCGAAAAGCTGGCGTGGGCGCTGGGCGACGACCTGGGCACCGGCCCCAACCCGGCGTTGGGCATGCGCGCCATCCGCCTGAGCCTGAGCCGGCGCGAGCTGCTGGAAACGCAACTGGCGGCGATCCTGCGCGCCGCCGCGCACGGCCCGGTGCGCATCCTGCTGCCCATGGTCACGACGGCGGGCGAGATCCGCGAGACGCGCGAAGTGCTGGCGAACGTGCACGAGCGCCTGCACGAGCGCGGCGTCCAGGTGCCGCACGAGATCCCGCCGGTGGGCGCGATGATCGAGGTGCCGGGCGCGGCGCTGGCGGCGGACACCCTGGCGCCGCAGGCGGACTTCTTCGCCATCGGCACCAACGACCTGACGATGTACACCCTCGCCATCGACCGCACCGAGGACGACGTCGCGCACCTCTACAATCCGCTGCATCCGGCCGTGCTGCGCCTGATCCGCAGCGCGGCGGAGGCGGCGCGCGCGGCGCGCATCGACATCTCGGTGTGCGGCGAGATGGCCGGCGACCCGCGCTACACCCCGCTCTTCCTGGGGCTGGGTGTGGACACGCTGTCCATGGCGCCCAAGACCCTGCCCCGCGTGAAGCAGCGCGTGCGCGCCCTGTCGCGGGAGCGCGCGCAGCACTGCGCCGAGCAGATCCTCACCCGCAGCGACAGCCGGGACATCGCCGCGCTTCTGGACGCCCAGGGCTGA
- a CDS encoding HPr family phosphocarrier protein has protein sequence MSGGTDSPASARRLTVCNQRGLHARAAAKFVRTVEQYDAEVTVVKDGVEVPGDSIMGLMMLAAGRGTSLDVRAHGPDAEAALDALATLLERGFDETQ, from the coding sequence ATGAGCGGCGGCACGGATTCGCCCGCCTCGGCCCGGCGCTTGACGGTGTGCAATCAGCGCGGGCTGCACGCGCGGGCGGCAGCCAAGTTCGTGCGCACGGTCGAGCAGTACGACGCCGAGGTGACCGTGGTGAAGGATGGCGTCGAGGTGCCCGGCGACTCCATCATGGGCCTTATGATGCTCGCGGCCGGGCGCGGCACCAGCCTGGACGTGCGCGCCCACGGCCCCGACGCCGAGGCCGCGCTCGACGCCCTGGCGACGCTTTTGGAACGCGGGTTCGACGAAACCCAATGA
- a CDS encoding PTS sugar transporter subunit IIA, which translates to MIGMVLVTHGRLAEEFVAALEHVVGRQGQIEAVCIAADDDMDQRRQAILDAVQAVDQGEGVVVLTDMFGGTPSNLAISLMGQGNVEVIAGLNLPMLIKLATVRGQEPLDTAVARAQEAGRKYINVASRLLQGEDEPGGTGSSQA; encoded by the coding sequence ATGATCGGCATGGTGCTCGTCACCCACGGGCGGCTGGCGGAGGAATTCGTCGCCGCGCTGGAGCACGTGGTGGGCCGGCAGGGCCAGATCGAGGCCGTGTGCATCGCGGCCGACGACGACATGGACCAGCGCCGCCAGGCCATCCTCGACGCCGTCCAGGCCGTCGATCAGGGCGAGGGTGTGGTGGTGCTGACCGACATGTTCGGCGGCACGCCGTCCAACCTGGCGATCTCCCTCATGGGCCAGGGCAACGTCGAGGTCATCGCGGGCCTCAACCTGCCCATGCTGATCAAGCTGGCCACGGTGCGCGGCCAGGAGCCGCTGGACACCGCCGTGGCGCGGGCGCAGGAAGCCGGCCGCAAGTACATCAACGTCGCCTCGCGGTTGCTCCAGGGCGAGGACGAACCGGGCGGGACCGGCAGCTCCCAGGCATGA
- a CDS encoding Tll0287-like domain-containing protein, which translates to MRIATGVMAAGMVLALAGTAAAEPAKQPSAAQLKEARQLATEFFSDLKGELQKAIAEGGPTHAVEVCARVAPGIAGELSTHSGWAVGRTALKVRNPRNSPSVRERAVLMAFKQRVEAGEPMKTMESAAVIEEGGRRYLHYMKAIPTKGVCLTCHGETLSPALKKAIDAEYPADAATGFELGELRGAFTFVKPLE; encoded by the coding sequence ATGCGGATCGCGACCGGTGTGATGGCGGCCGGCATGGTGCTCGCGCTGGCGGGCACGGCCGCGGCGGAACCGGCGAAGCAGCCCAGCGCGGCGCAGCTCAAGGAAGCGCGGCAGTTGGCGACGGAATTCTTCAGCGACCTGAAGGGGGAGCTGCAAAAAGCGATCGCCGAGGGTGGGCCCACGCACGCCGTCGAGGTGTGCGCGCGCGTGGCGCCCGGCATCGCCGGCGAGCTGTCGACGCACAGCGGCTGGGCCGTCGGGCGGACGGCGCTCAAGGTCCGCAACCCGCGCAATTCGCCCAGCGTGCGCGAGCGCGCGGTGCTCATGGCCTTCAAGCAGCGCGTCGAGGCTGGCGAGCCCATGAAGACGATGGAAAGCGCCGCCGTGATCGAGGAAGGCGGCCGGCGCTACCTGCATTACATGAAGGCCATCCCCACCAAGGGCGTCTGCCTGACCTGTCACGGCGAGACGCTCTCGCCCGCGCTGAAGAAGGCCATCGACGCGGAATACCCCGCCGACGCCGCCACCGGCTTCGAGCTGGGCGAGCTGCGCGGCGCCTTCACCTTCGTCAAGCCGCTGGAGTGA
- a CDS encoding MliC family protein, with amino-acid sequence MVVRGAVASAIALVVAGCAGGEKPEDAPARVAAYRCDGGGRVEALFRGGDTLRLFPPGGHATRLTRARSASGARYTGGGLTFWDKGDTALLSRGGAAPLECERTGKRAAWADAAVQGGRFRALGQEPGWLVTVGADRITAKLDYGRTVVRAPSPEPTKRADTTTWTTQTGDGRQLGIIARDEACRDAMSGHRFPMTVTLRLGDRRYRGCGRWLVADHPA; translated from the coding sequence ATGGTGGTCCGCGGTGCTGTCGCCAGCGCGATCGCGCTCGTGGTGGCGGGCTGTGCTGGTGGTGAGAAACCGGAGGATGCCCCGGCGCGCGTCGCGGCCTACCGCTGCGATGGCGGCGGGCGCGTGGAGGCGCTGTTCCGGGGCGGCGACACGCTGCGGCTGTTTCCGCCGGGCGGCCACGCGACGCGGCTGACGCGGGCGCGCTCGGCCTCGGGCGCGCGCTACACCGGCGGCGGCCTGACTTTCTGGGACAAGGGCGATACGGCGTTGCTGAGCCGGGGCGGGGCCGCACCGCTCGAATGCGAACGCACCGGCAAGCGCGCCGCCTGGGCCGACGCCGCCGTGCAAGGCGGCCGCTTCCGCGCACTGGGGCAGGAGCCGGGGTGGCTGGTGACGGTTGGTGCCGACCGCATCACCGCCAAGCTGGACTACGGCCGGACCGTCGTGCGGGCGCCCTCACCCGAACCGACGAAACGTGCCGACACGACGACCTGGACCACGCAAACGGGCGATGGCCGCCAGCTCGGCATCATCGCCCGCGATGAAGCCTGCCGCGACGCCATGAGCGGCCACCGCTTTCCCATGACCGTGACGCTTCGGCTGGGCGACCGGCGTTATCGCGGCTGCGGCCGCTGGCTTGTGGCCGATCACCCCGCCTGA
- a CDS encoding ATP-dependent helicase — MTDPAPIHPRARALLDGLNEAQHAAVTTTEGPVLVLAGAGTGKTRVLTTRLAYILLAGKAQPKNILAVTFTNKAAREMRERVAGMTGQSPEGWWLGTFHALGARMLRTHAERLGLERNFTILDTDDQLRLLKQLMQAEAVDEKKWPARAVMGAIQRWKDRGLTPDHVSDADAGDLAGGRGIDLYRQYQQRLLTLNACDFGDLLLHPLTLFRDNPNILETYQRKFQYILVDEYQDTNVAQYLLVRLLGQVNENVCCVGDDDQAIYSWRGAEVDNIVRFTDYYPNARVIRLEENYRSTDTILGAAGGLIANNEGRMGKTLFSAGGEGEVVRVRGVWDSDAEARFVGEEIEKLHADGHSLGEMAVLVRTGAQARTFEERFITIGLPYRVVGGPRFYERQEIRDALAYLRIIQSPDDDLAFERIVNVPKRGLGKKAMQTLHETARARGISLFRAAGELIKTQELRPQPRRAFASLLEQFRQWKELSQELDHVELTKRVLDESGYTEMWQQDKSAEAPGRLENLKELTNAMQDFESLAAFLEHVGLVMDASQDDGGEQVTVMTLHSAKGLEFDTVFLAGWEEGLFPNQRAMDEHGQKGLEEERRLAYVGLTRARKRAIISFCANRRMYGSWNAAIPSRFVDELPKGYVTVESEPGLYGGGSTNQPFGSDFWESGPSRATPGMLRAQQRTGQSARFVEGTVEVVETGGGSGFSRGDRVFHRKFGYGTVRAAEGERLSIAFDQSGEKKVMASFVVAADQAG, encoded by the coding sequence ATGACCGACCCCGCCCCGATCCATCCCCGCGCGCGGGCGCTGCTGGACGGCCTGAACGAGGCGCAGCACGCGGCCGTGACGACCACCGAGGGTCCCGTGCTCGTGCTGGCCGGCGCCGGCACGGGCAAGACGCGCGTGCTCACCACGCGGCTGGCCTACATCCTGCTCGCCGGCAAGGCGCAGCCGAAAAACATCCTAGCCGTCACCTTCACCAACAAGGCGGCGCGCGAGATGCGCGAGCGCGTGGCGGGGATGACCGGGCAGTCGCCGGAGGGCTGGTGGCTCGGCACCTTCCACGCGCTGGGCGCGCGCATGCTGCGCACCCACGCCGAGCGCCTGGGGCTGGAGCGCAACTTCACCATCCTGGACACCGACGACCAGCTGCGCCTGCTCAAGCAGTTGATGCAGGCCGAGGCCGTCGACGAGAAGAAGTGGCCCGCGCGCGCCGTGATGGGGGCGATCCAGCGCTGGAAGGACCGCGGGCTGACGCCGGACCACGTCTCCGACGCCGACGCGGGCGACCTCGCGGGCGGGCGCGGGATCGACCTCTACCGCCAGTACCAGCAGCGCCTGCTGACGCTGAACGCCTGCGACTTCGGCGATCTGCTGCTGCACCCGCTGACGCTCTTCCGCGACAACCCGAACATCCTGGAAACCTACCAGCGCAAGTTCCAGTACATCCTGGTCGACGAGTACCAGGACACCAACGTCGCGCAGTATTTGCTCGTTCGACTTCTCGGACAAGTAAACGAGAATGTTTGTTGCGTCGGCGACGACGACCAGGCAATATATTCATGGCGCGGAGCAGAAGTTGACAATATTGTTCGATTTACTGATTACTACCCAAATGCTCGGGTGATACGCCTCGAAGAAAACTACCGCTCGACGGACACCATCCTGGGCGCGGCCGGCGGGCTGATCGCCAACAACGAAGGCCGCATGGGCAAGACGCTCTTCTCCGCCGGCGGCGAGGGCGAGGTCGTGCGCGTGCGCGGCGTCTGGGACAGCGACGCCGAGGCCCGCTTCGTCGGCGAGGAGATCGAAAAGCTCCACGCCGACGGCCATTCCCTGGGCGAGATGGCGGTGCTGGTGCGCACGGGCGCGCAGGCGCGCACCTTCGAGGAGCGCTTCATCACCATCGGCCTGCCCTACCGCGTGGTGGGCGGCCCGCGCTTTTACGAGCGCCAGGAGATCCGCGACGCCCTGGCCTATCTGCGCATCATCCAGTCGCCCGACGACGACCTGGCGTTCGAGCGCATCGTCAACGTGCCCAAGCGCGGGCTGGGCAAAAAGGCGATGCAGACGCTGCACGAAACCGCGCGGGCGCGGGGGATCTCGCTGTTCCGGGCGGCCGGGGAGCTGATCAAGACGCAGGAGCTGCGCCCGCAGCCCCGGCGCGCGTTCGCGTCCCTGCTCGAACAGTTCCGGCAGTGGAAGGAGCTGTCCCAGGAGCTGGACCACGTGGAGCTGACCAAGCGCGTGCTCGACGAGAGCGGCTACACCGAGATGTGGCAGCAGGACAAATCGGCGGAGGCACCCGGCCGGCTGGAGAACCTCAAGGAACTGACCAACGCCATGCAGGACTTCGAGTCCCTGGCGGCCTTCCTGGAGCACGTCGGCCTGGTCATGGACGCCAGCCAGGACGACGGCGGCGAGCAGGTCACGGTGATGACGCTGCACTCGGCCAAGGGGCTGGAGTTCGACACCGTCTTCCTCGCCGGCTGGGAAGAGGGGCTGTTCCCCAACCAGCGCGCCATGGACGAGCACGGCCAGAAGGGCCTGGAGGAGGAGCGCCGCCTCGCCTACGTCGGGCTCACGCGGGCGCGCAAGCGCGCCATCATCTCCTTCTGCGCCAACCGGCGCATGTACGGCAGCTGGAACGCCGCCATCCCCTCGCGCTTCGTCGACGAGCTGCCCAAGGGCTACGTCACCGTGGAAAGCGAGCCGGGGCTGTACGGCGGCGGGTCCACCAACCAGCCCTTCGGCAGCGACTTCTGGGAAAGCGGACCCAGCCGCGCGACGCCCGGCATGCTGCGCGCGCAGCAGCGCACGGGGCAGTCCGCGCGCTTCGTCGAGGGCACCGTGGAGGTGGTGGAAACCGGCGGCGGGAGCGGCTTCTCGCGCGGCGACCGCGTCTTCCACCGCAAATTCGGCTACGGCACCGTCCGCGCGGCCGAGGGCGAACGCCTCTCCATCGCCTTCGACCAGTCCGGCGAGAAGAAGGTCATGGCCTCGTTCGTCGTCGCCGCCGATCAGGCGGGGTGA
- the msrP gene encoding protein-methionine-sulfoxide reductase catalytic subunit MsrP — protein MRIKRSRPWDLPDHAVTDPDVFWNRRRLMQAAGATAVAGTAGAWPVTASAKKIGAPADAPAAGKYPAPRNEAYTLDRPISGEELVSTYNNYYEFGSSKTIWKKAQDLPIRPWTVTIDGAVENEQQIDAADLLARMDLEERRYRHRCVEAWAIAVPWTGFPLRKLVEMAKPLSGAKYVRLETFHDPGVAAGQDSPWYPWPYVEALTIEEATNELALIGTGAYGHPLPKQNGSPLRLVVPWKYGFKSIKGIVRVSFVEAMPKTFWSKVNGREYGFWANVNPEVDHPRWSQATEEFLQSTDDVGFLASPEKVPTKLFNGYAEQVAHLYGEDLKRKYGDRLYR, from the coding sequence ATGCGGATCAAGCGCTCGCGTCCCTGGGACCTTCCGGACCACGCCGTCACCGACCCGGACGTGTTCTGGAACCGCCGCCGGCTGATGCAGGCCGCCGGGGCCACAGCCGTCGCCGGGACGGCCGGTGCGTGGCCCGTGACGGCTTCGGCGAAGAAGATCGGGGCGCCGGCCGACGCGCCCGCCGCCGGCAAATACCCGGCCCCGCGCAACGAGGCCTACACCCTGGACCGCCCCATCTCCGGCGAGGAGCTGGTTTCCACCTACAACAACTACTACGAGTTCGGCTCCTCCAAGACCATCTGGAAAAAGGCGCAGGATCTGCCCATCCGCCCGTGGACGGTCACGATCGACGGCGCGGTGGAAAACGAGCAGCAGATCGACGCGGCGGACCTGCTCGCCCGCATGGATCTGGAGGAGCGGCGCTACCGGCACCGCTGCGTGGAAGCCTGGGCGATCGCGGTGCCCTGGACCGGCTTTCCCCTGCGCAAGCTGGTGGAGATGGCGAAGCCGCTGTCCGGCGCCAAGTACGTGCGCCTGGAGACCTTCCACGACCCCGGGGTCGCCGCCGGTCAGGATTCGCCCTGGTACCCCTGGCCCTACGTCGAGGCGCTGACCATCGAGGAAGCCACGAACGAGCTGGCGCTGATCGGCACGGGCGCCTACGGCCACCCCCTGCCCAAGCAGAACGGCTCGCCCCTGCGCCTGGTCGTGCCGTGGAAGTACGGCTTCAAGTCCATCAAGGGCATCGTCCGCGTCAGCTTCGTCGAGGCGATGCCGAAGACCTTCTGGTCCAAGGTGAACGGGCGCGAGTACGGCTTCTGGGCCAACGTGAACCCCGAGGTCGACCACCCGCGCTGGAGCCAGGCGACGGAAGAGTTCCTGCAAAGCACGGACGACGTCGGCTTCCTCGCCAGCCCCGAAAAGGTGCCCACCAAGCTGTTCAACGGCTACGCCGAGCAGGTCGCCCACCTCTACGGCGAGGACCTGAAGCGCAAATACGGCGACCGGCTGTATCGGTGA
- a CDS encoding DUF547 domain-containing protein, which produces MTARFVSRRTFLGTASALAVGATLPVPARAAPEADLWPRWEKHDPESTKTIDHGAWGDFLKKYVSRGPDGVNRVAYGAVDQADRTALKGYLDALTGTRISEYNRAEQFAYWANLYNALTVEVILRHWPVDTIRDIDISPGLFSDGPWGKKLVTVEGAELSLNDIEHRILRPIWQDPRVHYAVNCASIGCPNLRVEPFTGAKLDQQLNEAARTYVNHPRGATVRNGELVVSSIYEWFQEDFGGSDAGVIEHLRQYAEPALKDKLADFSSIGDDRYDWSINAPVSRG; this is translated from the coding sequence ATGACCGCCCGCTTCGTCAGCCGCCGCACGTTTCTGGGAACCGCCAGCGCGCTGGCCGTGGGCGCCACGCTGCCCGTGCCCGCCCGCGCCGCGCCGGAGGCCGACCTCTGGCCGCGCTGGGAAAAGCACGATCCCGAGTCCACAAAGACGATCGACCACGGCGCCTGGGGCGATTTCCTGAAGAAATACGTCTCGCGCGGGCCAGACGGCGTGAACCGCGTGGCCTACGGGGCGGTGGATCAGGCCGACCGCACGGCGCTCAAGGGCTATCTGGACGCGCTCACCGGCACGCGGATCAGCGAGTACAACCGCGCCGAGCAGTTCGCCTACTGGGCCAACCTCTACAACGCGCTCACCGTCGAAGTGATCCTGCGCCACTGGCCCGTGGATACCATCCGCGACATCGACATCTCGCCGGGCCTTTTCAGCGACGGCCCCTGGGGCAAGAAGCTGGTCACGGTCGAGGGCGCGGAGCTGTCCCTGAACGACATCGAGCACCGCATTCTGCGCCCGATCTGGCAGGATCCGCGCGTGCACTACGCGGTCAACTGCGCCTCGATCGGCTGCCCCAACCTGCGCGTCGAGCCCTTCACCGGCGCCAAGTTGGACCAGCAGCTGAACGAAGCCGCGCGCACCTACGTCAACCACCCGCGCGGCGCCACGGTGCGCAACGGCGAGCTGGTCGTGTCCTCGATTTACGAATGGTTCCAGGAAGACTTCGGCGGCTCCGACGCGGGCGTGATCGAACACCTGCGCCAGTACGCCGAGCCCGCGCTCAAGGACAAGCTGGCCGATTTCTCGTCGATCGGCGACGACCGCTACGACTGGTCCATCAACGCCCCGGTCTCGCGCGGCTGA
- a CDS encoding aldo/keto reductase, protein MIETTAIADTGMSATRIGLGTWAIGGWMWGGTDEAESIRTVQAAVDRGITLVDTAPVYGMGESEELVGRALAEGGRRDKVVLATKVGLEWHGNQPYRNATPARIRTEIEDSLHRLQTDVIDVYQVHWPDPLVPVEETAQAMKALYDEGKIRAIGVSNFAPAEMWRFSAEAPLHVIQPPYNIFERHAEQDIFPFAREHGQTTLTYGALCRGLLTGKLTPDTTFEGDDLRNVDPKFKNPRYRQYLDAVAKLDALAREHDAKSVLHLALAWLLRKPGVGVALWGARRPDQLDPVHEVADIALDDATLVEMERIVNETVTDPVGPEFMAPPTREAKAA, encoded by the coding sequence ATGATCGAGACCACCGCAATCGCCGACACCGGCATGTCGGCCACCCGCATCGGCCTGGGGACCTGGGCCATCGGCGGCTGGATGTGGGGCGGCACGGATGAGGCGGAATCCATCCGTACCGTCCAGGCCGCCGTGGACCGCGGCATCACGCTGGTGGACACCGCGCCCGTCTACGGCATGGGCGAGTCCGAGGAGTTGGTTGGCCGCGCGCTCGCCGAGGGCGGCCGGCGCGACAAGGTGGTGCTCGCCACCAAGGTCGGGCTGGAGTGGCACGGCAACCAGCCCTACCGCAACGCCACGCCTGCGCGCATCCGCACGGAGATCGAGGACTCCCTGCACCGTCTGCAGACGGACGTGATCGACGTCTATCAGGTCCACTGGCCCGACCCCCTGGTGCCGGTCGAGGAAACGGCGCAGGCGATGAAGGCGCTGTACGACGAAGGGAAGATCCGCGCCATCGGGGTGAGCAACTTCGCGCCCGCGGAGATGTGGCGCTTCAGCGCGGAGGCGCCGCTGCACGTCATCCAGCCGCCCTACAACATCTTCGAGCGCCACGCGGAGCAAGACATCTTCCCCTTCGCGCGCGAGCACGGCCAGACGACGCTCACCTACGGCGCGCTCTGCCGCGGCCTGCTCACGGGCAAGCTGACGCCGGACACCACGTTCGAGGGCGACGACCTCCGCAACGTCGATCCCAAGTTCAAGAATCCCCGCTACCGGCAGTACCTGGACGCCGTGGCCAAGCTGGACGCCCTGGCGCGCGAACACGACGCCAAGAGCGTGCTGCATCTCGCGCTGGCGTGGCTGCTGCGCAAGCCCGGCGTGGGCGTGGCGCTCTGGGGCGCGCGCCGGCCCGATCAGCTCGACCCCGTGCACGAGGTCGCGGACATCGCGCTGGACGACGCCACGCTCGTGGAGATGGAGCGCATCGTGAACGAGACGGTAACCGATCCCGTCGGTCCCGAGTTCATGGCGCCGCCCACGCGCGAGGCCAAAGCCGCCTAA